Genomic window (Candidatus Binatia bacterium):
AGCGGGCCGAGGTTCTGCAACTATCCCTGGAGCATCTTTTTCTCGTCGGCGTCTCCACCGGCATCGCGATTGTGATCGGCGTGCCGCTCGGGATCATGCTCACGCGCCGCCCGTCGCTCAGCAAGCCGGTTCTCGGCTTCGCTAACGTCATACAAACGGTGCCCAGCCTGGCCCTGTTCGGCTTTCTCATTCCGCTCAACATTTACATCTTCCACACCCGCGTCATCGGCGGCATCGGCGCGCGCACCGCCGTCGCCGCGCTCGTGCTCTACGCTCTGCTGCCGATCATCCGCAACACGTTTACCGGGATCAACAACGTGGACCCGGCGATCCGCGAAGCCGGAAAGGGCCTCGGCATGACGGACCGCCAGCTCCTGCTGCAGGTCGAGATCCCGCTCGCTCTCGGCGTCATCATCGCGGGCGTGCGCGTCGCCGCAGTCATCTGCGTCGGCACCGCCACGATCGCCGCGGCGATCGACGCGGGCGGGCTGGGACGCTACATTTTCCGCGGCCTCCGAATGAACGACAACACGCTGATCCTGGCCGGCGCCGTGCCCGCGGCGATGATGGCGCTGGCGGCCGACTTTCTTTTGGGTTGGGTCGAGCATCTTTTCGGCAGAGGCGTCGGCGTCCGCTTGGGGCGGCGTCGCGTCGGCAGCGCTGCTGCAATCGTGTTGGTCGCGGCGCTGGCTGTCTGGGCCGTTGCATCGCTTCAAACCGTCGCGCCTGCGAGACGAATCGCCGTCGGATCGAAAGATTTCACCGAGCAGATCATCGTCGGCGAAATCGTAGCTCAGGTGATCGAAAACAAAACCGGACTCGAAGTCACGCGGCGTTTCGACCTGGGCGGCAACCTGGCGCACGATGCGCTCGTCTCGGGTGAGATCGACGCCTACGTAGAGTACACCGGCACGGCGCTGACCGCGATTCTCAAGCTGCCGCCGGTGTCCGATCCCAAGGAAGTCTATCGTCGCGTGAAGGAAGACTATGCCGCGCGCTTCGGCCTCGAATGGACCGAGCCGCTCGGCTTCAACAACACTTTTGCGATTCTGGTGCGCGGCGAGGATGCGCAAAGGCTGAAGCTTAGGACGATCACAAGCGCCGCGCCTCACGCGCCCAAGTGGCGCGCCGGCTTCGGCCAGGACTTCATGTCGCGTCCCGACGGCTATCAGGGCTTCGTGCGCGCTTACGGTCTCAAGTTTCGCGAGGTGCGCGAGATGGACCTGTCGCTGACCTACCGCGCTCTCGCGGACCGCCAGGTGGATTTGATCGCGGGGAATTCGACCGACGGCTTGATCGCGCGCCTGAAGCTCTTTCAGCTGGAAGACGACCGGCGTTATTTTCCGCCCTACGACGCCGTGCCGGTCGTGCGGCGGCAAACGCTCCAAAAATATCCGGAGATCCGCGCCGCGCTGAAAGCGCTTGGAGGCTCGATCTCGGTCGAAGAGATGCGCCGGATGAATTTCGCGGCGGACGGCGAGAGACGCGCGCCCAAAGACGTGGTAGAAGAGTTCCTGCGCAACAAGAGGTTGGCGAGCGGAGGCTGAGAGCGAAGACTTTTATCCGCGTTTTTGGCCCGCCGAGATTTCGATCGATCCAAATCCGAGGAAGGACCATTCGCGATGTTGAAAGGAGGCGCGGTTTTTCGCGCGCTGCGCTACCCGGATTTTTTCTGGTTCTGGACGAGTTACTTCGTCTCCAACGTCGGCGCGTGGATGCAGAACGTGGCGCAGGGCTGGCTGCTGTTCGAGATCACGGATTCTCCTTTGTACCTCGGCCTGTTCAGTTTGCTCCGAACCGTCATGCTCTTCTGTTTTTTCGTGCTGGGCGGGCTCATGGCCGACCGGTGGGACCGCCGCCTGGTCATGATTTGGATTCAGGTGGTTTCCCTGGCGACGGCGTTGATCCTCGCGATTCTGGTCTCGTGGGACGCCATCCGCGTTTGGCACCTTTTCGTATTCGGCGCGGTGACTTCGACGGCGTGGGCTTTCGAGCAGCCGGTGCGCCAGTCGTTGATTCCGAGCCTTGTCAGCCGCGAGGACCTGGTGAACGCCCTCGCGCTGAATTCCATCACCTGGCAAGGCGCGGGATTGTTGGGGCCGGCCCTGGTCGGATTGTTGGTCGATAGCGTCGGGATCGACGGCTGCTTCTATATCAACGCGGTCAGCTACTTCGCCATCATCGGCGCTTTGTTCCGGATGCACATCCCGCCCCAGAAGGCGGAGCCTGAGAGAATGCGAATGGTCGCGAGCCTGTTCGACGGCTTTCGGTATATACGGCGGCAAAAATTAATCCTGACCCTGCTGGTCGGATCGTCGTGCGTCAGCATCTTCGGGCGCTCTTACATCATCCTGCTCCCGGTGTTTGCCAAGGACGTGCTTCAGGTCGGCGCATCAGGATTGGGATTCATTTCCGCCGCGCCCGGCCTCGGCACGATCATCGGCGCGCTCAGTCTCGCCGCGTTGGGGCGGGTCAAAGTCACGCGTCGCGCGCTTCTGGCGATCCTCTGCGGCGTAACCGTGTCGCTGTTCGCCTTCGCCATGAGCCGGGATTTTTCTGCGGCATTGCCCGCGTTGGTCGTCGTCGGCGCGCTGAGCACGGTTTTCGATACGCTGCTCCACACGCTCATCCAGTTGACGGTGACGGACTCCTACCGAGGAAGAGTGATGGGAGTTTACGGCCTCAGCGCGGCCGGCATGAGAGAGTTCGGCGGCATGCAAGCCGGCTTCCTAGCGGAATGGGCCGGCGCTCCATTCGCCATCGAGGCCGGCGCTGTGGCGTTGCTGCTGGCGGCGGTATTCTTTTTCGCGCCGCAGTTGAAAAAAATGACAGATACCTAGACAAAGATATTTGAAAGTTTCGGTTGAAGTTTGGAATAGGGAATCGGAAAAACCACGTATCGCGCGAAGACGCAAAGCACGCCAAGTTCGGAGAAATAGGATGATATTTTCCTTTGCGTCTTGGCGTCTTGGCGCGATAAACTTTGTTGAAGTCGTTCTGTCTAGCATTTAAGGGGTAAGAATCTAGAGTTGCGAACCGGCACATGGCGGAAGAAGAGAGATTCTTCGCTGCGCTCAGAATGACACAAATGAGTCTGTCATCCTGAACAAAGTGAAGGATCTCGAACGAGAAATTTACGATCAAACCGCTTGATGGTTTGACATGCATCGGGTCATCGGATAATTTTTCGGGAATTAGAGAAGATCGTGGAGGCGGGATGAAAGATTTTTATCAGGCTTGGCTGGATGAGTCGGCGCGAAACGACAAGACGGTAAACGAAGCGCCGCGCGTGGCGCGCGGAAAAGACTTGAACTGGACGCGCACGCGGCAGGACGCCAAGGCCGCGCTCATGATCGCGCCCGAGACCGGGTTTCCCACCGGCGGCAGCTTGTTAATGAAGGCGGAGATTCCCGCCGGCTGGCATACCGGCAAGCACGTTCACGGCGAGGAGGCGATCTACGTCGAGAGCGGCGAAGGCTTCATGGTTCTGGACGACAAACGCTACGACTTCCATAAGGGAACTATTTTTCACGTGCCGCACCGCTCCACGCACCAGCTTTTCAACAGCGGAAAAGAACCGGTCTTCTATCTCTCCGGTCTTGCCTGGCCGCTCGAGGCGTTCATTAAAATGGCCCCGATGCAGCAAATCGAAGACGCGGGACAGAACAATAAGTCGGCGCCGGCGAAGGCGCCGCGCGAGGAATCGCAATACTGGCCGATCGACGGCCGGCGCATCTCGATGCACGAGGAGCAGTTCGAGAAATCCGACGAGTCGAAGCACGGCGCGACTTATTTTCTCATGGGCCGGAGCGGCAAGCAGAACGGCTTCAAAGCGATGGCGGTCGCGATCAGCTCGATCTTCGTCGACCTGCCGCACACGAAAAGCCACAGCCACGCGCATCCGGAAGCCTATCTATATGCGCTGGCCGGCAGCGGTTACTCCGAGATCGGCGGCAAGAGGTATGATTGGGTGCAAGGCGACGCCGTTCACGTTCCGCCGGGCATGATGCACCACCAGCATTTCAATCCCAACGACGTGGACATGAAGGAGCTTCGATTCGAATTCGGCGTGCGTTACTGGATGGTCGATCAGTGGCGCGGTTACGTGACCATCGATAAGCACATGAAGGCCACGACGCATTTGACCGACTGAGGCGGGTGGTCAGTAAAGTTTCGGAGTTATTCGCCGAATATTAAGGAAGTATGAACGAAAGCGCAGCCAGGAAAATCGACCAGAACAAGATGATGTTGGGCTTCATCGTGCGCCGCTGCGCGCGCGAGATCGGCCATCCCCCCACGCCCGAAGAATTCGCCGAATGGGCCAACAACCAGGAAAACAATGGCCGCCGCTACAGCCTCTTCGGCAAACCGATCTCCCCGACCGCAGCTCGAATTATCCTCAGCCAGCCGGGAAGGCTGGTCACGGCTAGGTTGGAGTCCGTTGTCAGGCAACTGCGGTGATTTAGACAAGAGTCTCGAAGCCTTCCTGTCCGGTAAAGTTCCTCTAGAAAGCCTTAACCGCTCGCGGTGAACGGTCGCGGCGAGCGAATGCGAGCCGGCGGTCCGCTCGAACGTGAACTTAGGACTCAAGCTTGATCTCACCCGTGACTTTAGTGATTCGAAGCGCAAGAGCAATCGCGAGCAGGAAGGGACCCAGATAAACCAGAGCCTCCTCGGCGCTAGTGCGACGCGTCTTTTGCAAAAGATCATCCAGTATTTGCGCGAGTATTGTTTACTCCGGCAACGCTAACAAGGTCAAGGTCCTTTCTACTCGCTAAAGTGCGGCTTAGGCGCTTGTGGAGCGTATGGAAGGGCGATTATGAAAGAAACGTTCCGACGGGTATCGAAGCAATCTGCTTTAAACTACAAACTCACCTTCTCCGCGTAGAGCTTCTCCATAAAACCGCTCGCCTTGAGCTCGTCCAAAAAGTGCGAATCGAAGAGGTCGCTGGGCTTCAGGTTTTTGGACTTCGGATCGACGACCGAGACGGTATCCAGGATCGCCTGGGCGGCTTCCCGGTCGGGAAGGGGCAGCGGCGTCAGTTGCGCGGCAAAGGATTCGTACATCGTCTCCAGCGCCCCCGGATTGG
Coding sequences:
- a CDS encoding glycine betaine ABC transporter substrate-binding protein: RAEVLQLSLEHLFLVGVSTGIAIVIGVPLGIMLTRRPSLSKPVLGFANVIQTVPSLALFGFLIPLNIYIFHTRVIGGIGARTAVAALVLYALLPIIRNTFTGINNVDPAIREAGKGLGMTDRQLLLQVEIPLALGVIIAGVRVAAVICVGTATIAAAIDAGGLGRYIFRGLRMNDNTLILAGAVPAAMMALAADFLLGWVEHLFGRGVGVRLGRRRVGSAAAIVLVAALAVWAVASLQTVAPARRIAVGSKDFTEQIIVGEIVAQVIENKTGLEVTRRFDLGGNLAHDALVSGEIDAYVEYTGTALTAILKLPPVSDPKEVYRRVKEDYAARFGLEWTEPLGFNNTFAILVRGEDAQRLKLRTITSAAPHAPKWRAGFGQDFMSRPDGYQGFVRAYGLKFREVREMDLSLTYRALADRQVDLIAGNSTDGLIARLKLFQLEDDRRYFPPYDAVPVVRRQTLQKYPEIRAALKALGGSISVEEMRRMNFAADGERRAPKDVVEEFLRNKRLASGG
- a CDS encoding MFS transporter is translated as MLKGGAVFRALRYPDFFWFWTSYFVSNVGAWMQNVAQGWLLFEITDSPLYLGLFSLLRTVMLFCFFVLGGLMADRWDRRLVMIWIQVVSLATALILAILVSWDAIRVWHLFVFGAVTSTAWAFEQPVRQSLIPSLVSREDLVNALALNSITWQGAGLLGPALVGLLVDSVGIDGCFYINAVSYFAIIGALFRMHIPPQKAEPERMRMVASLFDGFRYIRRQKLILTLLVGSSCVSIFGRSYIILLPVFAKDVLQVGASGLGFISAAPGLGTIIGALSLAALGRVKVTRRALLAILCGVTVSLFAFAMSRDFSAALPALVVVGALSTVFDTLLHTLIQLTVTDSYRGRVMGVYGLSAAGMREFGGMQAGFLAEWAGAPFAIEAGAVALLLAAVFFFAPQLKKMTDT
- a CDS encoding cupin domain-containing protein, which gives rise to MKDFYQAWLDESARNDKTVNEAPRVARGKDLNWTRTRQDAKAALMIAPETGFPTGGSLLMKAEIPAGWHTGKHVHGEEAIYVESGEGFMVLDDKRYDFHKGTIFHVPHRSTHQLFNSGKEPVFYLSGLAWPLEAFIKMAPMQQIEDAGQNNKSAPAKAPREESQYWPIDGRRISMHEEQFEKSDESKHGATYFLMGRSGKQNGFKAMAVAISSIFVDLPHTKSHSHAHPEAYLYALAGSGYSEIGGKRYDWVQGDAVHVPPGMMHHQHFNPNDVDMKELRFEFGVRYWMVDQWRGYVTIDKHMKATTHLTD